Proteins from a genomic interval of Rhodococcoides fascians A25f:
- a CDS encoding N-acyl-D-amino-acid deacylase family protein produces the protein MPSTLFRGADVIDGTGSPRLRRDVLVRDGVITSIVEPGAVPGADRIVDASPGQVLSPGFIDMHAHSDLRLLTDPDHFPKISQGVTTEVIGQDGIAYAPIDDATLDVVRRQIAGWNGNPVDLDFSWRSVSEYLARLDQGITPNAAYLVPQGTLRYLAVGADQRPATPSEIAHMQELLAQGLQEGAVGMSSGLTYTPGMYADTSELRALCEVVAEFGGFYAPHTRSYGAGALDAYQEMLDLSRDTGCALHLTHATMNFGVNRGRAREFLDRVDSAIADGCDVTLDTYPYLPGATTLSALLPSWAMSGGPDRALERLDDPDMRRRIERDVDVNGSDGCHGVTVEWDTIQLSGVANPELDRYVGRTMSDIASDEGRSPVNVFFDFLRRDALATTILQHVGHEENVREIMAHPHHMGGSDAILVGEKPHPRAWGTFPRYLGHYVRDEQLLSLEDCINHLTGRPAARLRLRGRGTIAEGHAADLVLFDPATVRDTATFENPKQQAEGISHVMVNGAFAIDDRSSTHSLAGHALRMDATRKQTS, from the coding sequence ATGCCCAGTACTCTCTTTCGAGGTGCCGACGTCATCGACGGCACCGGATCGCCACGATTGCGGCGCGACGTCCTCGTGCGCGACGGTGTCATCACGTCGATCGTCGAGCCCGGAGCTGTGCCCGGGGCCGACAGAATCGTCGACGCCTCGCCCGGTCAGGTCCTCTCCCCCGGGTTCATCGATATGCACGCCCATTCCGACCTTCGACTGCTGACCGACCCCGATCATTTCCCGAAGATCAGTCAGGGCGTCACAACCGAGGTCATCGGGCAGGACGGCATCGCCTACGCCCCGATCGACGACGCCACACTCGACGTGGTGCGACGTCAGATCGCCGGATGGAACGGCAATCCCGTCGACCTCGACTTCTCGTGGCGGTCGGTCTCGGAGTACCTCGCGCGACTGGACCAGGGCATCACCCCGAACGCTGCGTATCTCGTCCCTCAAGGCACCTTGCGCTACCTCGCGGTGGGTGCGGACCAGCGACCGGCGACGCCGTCCGAGATCGCCCACATGCAGGAATTGTTGGCGCAGGGCCTGCAGGAGGGCGCTGTCGGGATGTCGAGCGGTTTGACCTACACGCCCGGAATGTATGCGGACACAAGCGAATTACGCGCACTGTGCGAGGTCGTCGCCGAGTTCGGTGGGTTCTATGCGCCACATACCCGGTCGTACGGTGCCGGAGCCCTCGACGCTTACCAGGAAATGCTCGATCTCTCCCGGGATACGGGGTGCGCGCTGCATCTGACGCACGCCACGATGAACTTCGGAGTCAATCGTGGAAGAGCACGTGAGTTCCTCGATCGCGTCGACTCCGCAATCGCCGACGGATGCGACGTCACCCTCGACACATACCCGTACCTGCCTGGAGCCACCACACTGTCTGCGCTACTGCCGAGCTGGGCAATGTCCGGTGGCCCGGACCGAGCCCTGGAACGGCTCGACGATCCGGACATGCGACGGCGCATCGAGCGGGATGTCGACGTGAACGGGTCCGACGGTTGCCATGGAGTCACGGTCGAGTGGGACACCATCCAACTCAGTGGTGTGGCCAATCCCGAACTCGATCGATACGTCGGCCGCACGATGTCCGACATCGCGTCCGACGAAGGACGCTCCCCGGTGAACGTGTTCTTCGACTTCCTTCGCCGCGATGCGCTGGCCACCACCATTCTGCAGCACGTCGGGCACGAGGAGAACGTGCGCGAGATCATGGCGCATCCGCACCACATGGGTGGCAGCGACGCGATTCTGGTGGGCGAGAAACCGCACCCTCGGGCCTGGGGCACCTTCCCTCGCTACCTCGGACACTACGTACGCGACGAGCAACTTCTTTCGCTGGAGGACTGCATCAATCACTTGACCGGACGCCCGGCTGCTCGGCTACGGCTGCGCGGACGCGGCACGATTGCCGAAGGCCATGCAGCCGATCTCGTCCTGTTCGACCCGGCGACCGTGCGAGATACCGCCACCTTCGAGAACCCGAAACAACAAGCCGAGGGAATCAGCCACGTCATGGTGAACGGCGCTTTCGCCATCGACGATCGAAGCTCCACCCACTCACTGGCAGGCCACGCCCTGCGCATGGACGCGACCCGAAAGCAGACGTCATGA
- a CDS encoding GNAT family N-acetyltransferase, which produces MQVTITHDTADNRFEIHVDSQLAGYSEYLESDGVRTFHHTVTLPRFRGRGLAATLTEHALDDTSTQGLRVVPACWFVRDFIEAAGDRYSDLVEH; this is translated from the coding sequence ATGCAGGTGACGATCACCCACGACACTGCCGACAACCGGTTCGAGATCCACGTCGACTCTCAGCTGGCCGGCTACTCGGAGTACCTCGAATCCGACGGCGTCAGAACGTTCCATCACACCGTCACGCTCCCTCGATTTCGCGGCCGAGGACTCGCAGCCACACTCACCGAGCACGCACTCGACGACACCAGCACGCAGGGACTCCGGGTGGTCCCTGCGTGCTGGTTCGTCCGCGACTTCATCGAGGCGGCGGGCGATCGATATTCCGATCTGGTCGAACATTGA
- a CDS encoding alanine racemase: protein MIDTDAVEELSRRTLGPEHKSLPPRSWGLTVESFLATAPRLSEFTTPVLTLDRARMASNVSVMADWTARAGVLLAPHGKTSMAPQLWKQQLDAGSWAITLATGWQVQVARAFGVGRIVLANAEIDPVALTWVAAELDAHPTFEFYCWADSVATVHEMDRILATQGQRPIPVIVELGGPHGRTGARTIEEAASVARAIAASSRLTLAGVGGYEGVLSHDRSENGLEAVRTYLDQVADLHRALDAEGLYGEHAVVTAGGSAYQDLVVERLHSLTTEDGVRTDVVLRSGAYVVHDDGFYSQISPLTPARTDAPLTSAMHGWARAVSRPEPGLALLDAGKRDFPFDEGMPVPQHIRGNELLDPGAEVTALNDQHAFLRLPAEDAAALPVGSVVRLGLSHPCTAFDKWRLVPVIDDADSDDPRVVDFVHTFF from the coding sequence GTGATCGACACGGATGCCGTCGAGGAACTGAGTCGACGAACCCTCGGGCCCGAGCACAAATCGCTTCCCCCGCGGTCGTGGGGCCTTACCGTCGAAAGTTTTCTCGCCACGGCTCCCCGGCTTTCCGAATTCACGACCCCGGTGCTCACCCTCGATCGTGCGCGTATGGCGTCGAACGTCTCGGTCATGGCCGACTGGACGGCACGCGCGGGAGTGCTGCTCGCGCCCCACGGCAAGACGTCGATGGCCCCTCAACTGTGGAAACAGCAGCTCGATGCCGGAAGCTGGGCGATCACCCTCGCGACCGGGTGGCAAGTTCAGGTGGCACGCGCATTCGGGGTCGGACGCATCGTCCTCGCCAACGCCGAGATCGACCCCGTCGCGTTGACGTGGGTTGCCGCCGAACTGGATGCACATCCCACGTTCGAGTTCTACTGCTGGGCAGACAGTGTCGCGACGGTGCACGAGATGGACCGCATTCTGGCGACACAGGGGCAGCGCCCCATTCCGGTGATCGTCGAACTCGGTGGCCCACACGGCCGAACCGGCGCACGCACGATCGAGGAAGCAGCGTCCGTTGCCCGTGCGATCGCGGCGTCGTCACGCCTGACCTTGGCCGGCGTCGGCGGTTACGAGGGAGTACTGAGCCACGACCGCTCCGAGAACGGCCTCGAGGCAGTCCGAACGTATCTCGACCAGGTCGCAGATCTCCATCGCGCACTCGACGCCGAGGGGCTGTACGGCGAGCACGCGGTGGTGACCGCGGGCGGCAGTGCCTATCAAGATCTCGTTGTCGAGCGACTGCATTCGCTCACCACGGAAGATGGCGTACGCACCGACGTGGTGCTTCGCTCGGGTGCCTACGTGGTGCACGACGACGGCTTCTACTCGCAGATTTCTCCGCTCACTCCCGCCCGCACCGACGCGCCACTGACGTCGGCGATGCACGGATGGGCGCGCGCCGTCTCCCGCCCCGAGCCAGGTCTCGCATTGCTCGACGCCGGTAAAAGGGACTTCCCCTTCGACGAGGGAATGCCCGTACCGCAACACATCAGAGGGAACGAACTGCTCGACCCAGGAGCCGAGGTGACCGCTCTGAACGACCAACATGCGTTCCTACGACTACCGGCAGAAGACGCGGCGGCACTGCCGGTGGGGTCGGTGGTTCGACTGGGTCTGTCACATCCCTGCACCGCATTCGACAAATGGCGTCTCGTTCCCGTGATCGACGACGCGGACAGCGACGATCCACGAGTGGTCGATTTCGTTCACACATTCTTCTAG
- a CDS encoding bifunctional 4-hydroxy-2-oxoglutarate aldolase/2-dehydro-3-deoxy-phosphogluconate aldolase → MNALSAILEDRALSVVRAPRISDPAALADALARGGIRALELTFTTPGVLELIRAASDAGAVVGAGTVLTADQARTAVDAGARFVVTPGLRPEVAAVVTDAGIPLMMGALTPSEVMTALDLGADMVKVFPARTVGPAYFKDLLGPFPDVQLVPSGGVNAGNAAQFLAAGAVAVTAGTDVVPPASVADAQWDDITARAQAFVAAISADIKEGSS, encoded by the coding sequence ATGAACGCATTGTCGGCAATTCTCGAGGACCGCGCACTGTCGGTGGTCCGTGCCCCGCGCATCTCCGATCCCGCGGCGCTGGCAGATGCGCTCGCGCGCGGGGGAATTCGCGCACTCGAGCTGACCTTCACCACACCGGGAGTTCTCGAATTGATCCGAGCCGCGTCCGATGCTGGCGCCGTCGTGGGGGCCGGTACCGTACTGACCGCCGATCAAGCGCGGACTGCGGTCGACGCCGGCGCGCGGTTCGTCGTCACGCCCGGGCTACGACCCGAGGTCGCCGCGGTAGTCACGGACGCAGGGATCCCGCTGATGATGGGCGCTCTCACTCCATCCGAGGTGATGACCGCCCTCGATCTCGGGGCGGACATGGTCAAAGTCTTTCCAGCACGGACTGTCGGGCCGGCGTATTTCAAGGATCTGCTCGGTCCATTTCCGGACGTCCAACTCGTTCCGTCCGGCGGCGTGAACGCAGGCAATGCCGCCCAGTTCCTCGCGGCCGGTGCCGTGGCCGTGACCGCAGGCACCGATGTGGTTCCACCGGCATCGGTCGCCGATGCCCAGTGGGACGACATCACTGCTCGAGCCCAAGCGTTCGTGGCAGCTATCAGCGCAGACATCAAGGAAGGCTCGTCATGA
- a CDS encoding sigma-70 family RNA polymerase sigma factor: MTVASVQQDDFLAQFDPFRRELLAHCYRMTGSIHDAEDLLQETYIRAWRGYEKYEGRSSLRTWLYRIATNTCLTALDGRSKRPLPTGLGAPSSGPTDELVQNNEVPWLEPIADSDLADSSDPASIVVARESVRLALVASLQHLSPRQRAVLLMREVLQWKASEVAEVLATTTTAVNSLLQRARERLDEIAPELDDVEPIGSDELQELLTQYVECFENYDIDRLVTLFTSDAVWEMPPFVGWYQGAETIGSLIRNNCPANGAGDMRMRPTRANGQPAYGLYMLGEDGVHRPFQLHVLDVDARGVGHVACFFDLTLFDRFGLPDRL; the protein is encoded by the coding sequence ATGACCGTGGCTTCCGTGCAGCAGGACGACTTCCTCGCGCAGTTCGATCCGTTCCGTCGAGAGCTGCTCGCGCACTGCTACCGCATGACCGGATCGATTCACGACGCCGAGGATCTGTTGCAGGAAACGTACATTCGCGCGTGGCGTGGGTACGAGAAATACGAGGGGCGCTCGTCGCTGCGCACCTGGCTGTATCGAATCGCCACCAATACCTGTCTCACTGCTCTCGACGGTCGGTCGAAGCGTCCGCTCCCGACCGGCTTGGGGGCACCGAGTTCCGGCCCTACCGACGAACTAGTACAGAACAACGAGGTTCCATGGCTCGAACCGATCGCCGATTCGGATCTGGCCGACTCGAGTGATCCCGCCTCCATCGTGGTGGCGCGTGAATCGGTGCGCCTCGCCTTGGTGGCGTCCCTGCAACATCTGTCTCCCCGGCAGCGGGCGGTCTTGTTGATGCGCGAGGTGTTGCAGTGGAAGGCGTCGGAAGTCGCCGAGGTTCTCGCCACGACGACGACCGCGGTCAACAGCTTGCTGCAGCGAGCCAGGGAGCGCCTCGACGAGATTGCGCCCGAACTCGACGATGTCGAGCCCATCGGATCCGACGAGCTGCAGGAACTGCTGACGCAGTATGTGGAGTGTTTCGAGAACTACGACATCGACCGCTTGGTGACTCTGTTCACCTCGGATGCGGTGTGGGAGATGCCGCCGTTCGTCGGGTGGTACCAGGGTGCCGAGACGATCGGATCACTCATCCGAAACAATTGCCCGGCCAACGGCGCGGGCGACATGCGGATGAGGCCTACCCGTGCCAACGGCCAACCCGCGTACGGGCTGTACATGCTGGGTGAGGACGGTGTGCACCGGCCGTTCCAGCTGCACGTTCTCGATGTCGACGCCAGAGGGGTCGGGCACGTGGCCTGCTTCTTCGATCTGACTCTGTTCGATCGATTCGGCCTGCCCGACCGCCTCTGA
- a CDS encoding helix-turn-helix domain-containing protein codes for MDFRFVMPALASRSATQLAAVVHKRTGTDVDVRIGDSAVPLDDAARGAVLELLTQLATGRAVAIGTVDELLTTSQAAAVLGVSDTYVRRLADAGDLSIEMRGTHRRFRLEDLLRQRDRFR; via the coding sequence ATGGACTTCCGATTCGTCATGCCTGCTCTCGCCTCGCGCTCGGCCACACAACTTGCGGCCGTCGTACACAAGCGAACGGGTACGGACGTTGACGTCAGAATCGGAGATTCGGCGGTGCCACTCGACGACGCGGCACGCGGTGCAGTCCTCGAACTCCTCACCCAGCTGGCCACCGGCCGAGCAGTGGCAATCGGAACGGTGGACGAGTTACTCACGACCTCGCAGGCCGCGGCAGTACTCGGGGTCTCCGATACCTATGTCAGACGGTTGGCCGATGCGGGCGATCTATCTATCGAGATGCGCGGAACCCATCGACGATTCAGGCTCGAAGATCTTCTGCGGCAGCGCGATCGGTTCAGGTGA
- a CDS encoding VOC family protein, producing MSRMLFANMPVRDVVATRSFFEGLGFAFNDVFSDENTASMIVSDQATVMFLATSRFEDFISDSICDTSSAREVLMCISADSRDEVDSLTDAAIAAGGSKWMEPQDHGFMYGRAFRDLDNHVWEVMWMDPSAVPQS from the coding sequence ATGTCCCGTATGCTGTTCGCCAACATGCCCGTTCGCGACGTCGTCGCCACCCGTTCATTCTTCGAGGGACTCGGGTTCGCTTTCAACGACGTCTTCAGCGACGAGAACACCGCCTCCATGATCGTCAGCGACCAAGCGACGGTGATGTTTCTGGCCACATCGCGTTTCGAGGACTTCATCTCCGATTCGATCTGCGACACGAGCTCGGCTCGCGAGGTCCTGATGTGCATCTCCGCCGACAGCCGAGACGAAGTGGATTCGCTCACCGACGCAGCGATCGCTGCGGGCGGGTCCAAGTGGATGGAGCCCCAGGATCACGGATTCATGTACGGCCGAGCGTTCCGTGATCTCGACAACCACGTCTGGGAAGTGATGTGGATGGACCCGTCGGCGGTTCCCCAGAGCTGA
- a CDS encoding NAD(P)/FAD-dependent oxidoreductase, protein MQYDYLIIGGGMVADSAARGIRERDTTGSIGILGADSDEPYTRPALSKKLWTDSDFGRDQVPLDTASDTDAQVHTGTRVASIDRSNSSVTTDQGERYEYGTLLVATGAEPTRIELAPSPRVVYFRTFADYRALRELTKTADHIAVVGGGYIGTEIASALSLQGVKVTLVTSDAVVGAHMFPPSLAAVFDKGFADHGVTVRRGTKVTSGAEASARVQLQLDDGSALEADGVVFGLGVRPSTELADAAGLSVDDGIVVDEFLRTEDDHVYAAGDVANYPDAILGRRRVEHVDNATEMGKAAGRNMAGAAEPYSYTPYFYSDVYDDGYQAIGTLSTSLSTVEDWKSVGKEGVVYYLDDEAVVRGVLMWNVWEGLDVARTLLAEKKPQTEQSLRGLI, encoded by the coding sequence ATGCAGTACGACTACCTGATCATCGGCGGCGGAATGGTTGCCGACAGTGCGGCTCGCGGGATCCGCGAGCGCGACACCACCGGGTCCATCGGCATTCTCGGGGCCGATTCCGACGAGCCGTACACCCGGCCCGCGCTGTCGAAGAAGCTGTGGACCGACTCGGACTTCGGTCGGGATCAGGTTCCGCTCGACACTGCCTCCGACACCGACGCGCAGGTGCACACCGGAACGCGGGTGGCCTCGATCGACCGGTCGAATTCCTCGGTGACGACGGACCAGGGAGAACGCTACGAATACGGGACTCTGCTCGTGGCAACGGGAGCCGAACCGACGCGAATCGAGCTCGCGCCCAGTCCGCGGGTGGTGTACTTCCGCACCTTCGCCGACTACCGGGCGCTGCGTGAATTGACGAAGACCGCCGATCACATCGCCGTGGTCGGTGGCGGATACATCGGCACCGAGATCGCTTCTGCCCTTTCTCTCCAGGGCGTGAAGGTCACTCTCGTGACATCCGACGCCGTAGTCGGCGCGCACATGTTCCCGCCGAGCCTGGCTGCCGTTTTCGACAAGGGATTCGCCGATCACGGAGTCACCGTGCGCCGAGGAACGAAAGTGACCTCCGGTGCCGAGGCGTCGGCCCGCGTCCAACTGCAACTCGACGACGGTTCCGCACTCGAAGCGGACGGCGTCGTGTTCGGTCTCGGTGTGCGGCCCAGCACCGAACTGGCCGACGCTGCCGGACTGTCGGTGGACGACGGCATCGTGGTCGACGAATTCTTGAGGACCGAGGACGACCACGTCTACGCGGCCGGTGATGTGGCGAACTATCCCGACGCCATTCTCGGCCGTCGACGCGTCGAGCACGTGGACAACGCCACGGAGATGGGCAAGGCCGCCGGACGCAACATGGCCGGCGCGGCCGAGCCGTACTCCTACACCCCGTACTTCTACTCCGATGTCTACGACGACGGGTACCAGGCCATCGGCACGCTGTCCACGTCGTTGAGCACCGTCGAGGATTGGAAGTCGGTCGGCAAGGAGGGCGTTGTGTACTACCTCGACGACGAGGCCGTCGTTCGCGGTGTGCTGATGTGGAACGTCTGGGAAGGTCTCGATGTGGCGCGCACGCTTCTCGCCGAGAAGAAGCCGCAGACCGAGCAATCGCTCCGCGGGCTGATCTGA
- a CDS encoding GntP family permease, which produces MNSVVDWLRTSTPGLLVLCGIAIAVLLVVIIKVKLEPFIALLIVGLGLALAAGLPVNEIVGTAIKSNESLLETGFGGILGHIAVIIGLGTVLGAILEKSGGAQALTAKLLGVFGERGAPIAMGLLGLIFGIPVFFDIGIFVLAPLVYVAARQGGKSLVLYALPMLAGLSMTHAFLPPHPGPVALGGLLEVNLGWLILFGFICGIPGFIAAGLVWGNWIGKRIIVDVPEDFINDGDDTTADGGGAGTVATKRPVITTPPSVGTIGAIIAVPLVLILGATFGSILLDPGNLLEVLTFFGTPAVALLIAVLIAFYVLGIRRGSTVQELSKLTGESLRPVGMLLLVVGAGAFFGKVISATGIGTALADTMAAAGLPIIVLAYIISCALRVAQGSATVAIVTTGGIVGPLVAAQDYSAPAVALIAMSIAAGSIIASHVNDGGFWIISKFFNLTVKQTLQTWTVLETILSVVSFAVAGILFAIIA; this is translated from the coding sequence ATGAATTCTGTGGTCGACTGGCTCAGAACCTCCACACCAGGTCTACTCGTACTGTGCGGCATCGCAATTGCCGTGCTACTGGTAGTCATCATCAAGGTCAAGCTCGAACCGTTCATCGCTCTCCTCATCGTCGGTCTCGGGCTGGCCCTCGCTGCTGGTCTGCCCGTCAACGAGATAGTCGGCACCGCGATCAAGAGCAACGAGTCATTGCTCGAAACCGGCTTCGGTGGAATCCTCGGACACATCGCGGTCATCATCGGACTGGGTACCGTGCTCGGCGCGATCCTCGAAAAGTCGGGTGGGGCACAGGCATTGACCGCAAAGCTCCTGGGGGTGTTCGGAGAACGCGGTGCACCCATAGCAATGGGCCTGTTGGGCTTGATCTTCGGCATTCCGGTGTTCTTCGACATCGGCATTTTCGTGCTGGCTCCGCTGGTCTACGTGGCGGCACGCCAGGGCGGAAAGTCGCTGGTCCTCTACGCGCTGCCGATGCTGGCAGGTCTGTCCATGACGCACGCATTCCTACCGCCGCATCCCGGGCCGGTTGCCCTCGGCGGCTTGCTCGAAGTGAACTTGGGATGGCTCATCCTGTTCGGGTTCATCTGCGGCATTCCCGGTTTCATCGCCGCGGGCCTGGTGTGGGGTAATTGGATCGGCAAGCGAATAATCGTCGACGTTCCCGAGGACTTCATCAACGACGGAGACGACACGACCGCAGATGGCGGTGGCGCCGGCACGGTAGCAACGAAGCGTCCGGTGATCACGACGCCGCCGTCGGTGGGAACCATCGGTGCGATTATCGCCGTTCCTCTGGTCTTGATCCTCGGTGCCACGTTCGGCAGCATCCTGCTCGATCCGGGCAACCTACTCGAAGTACTGACGTTCTTCGGCACCCCGGCCGTCGCGCTGCTCATCGCAGTCCTGATCGCGTTCTACGTGCTGGGCATTCGACGCGGGTCCACGGTCCAGGAACTCAGCAAGCTGACCGGAGAGTCGCTCCGTCCGGTGGGCATGCTGCTCTTGGTGGTCGGCGCAGGCGCGTTCTTCGGAAAGGTCATCTCCGCCACGGGTATCGGCACGGCCCTGGCCGACACCATGGCGGCCGCAGGTCTTCCCATCATCGTGTTGGCGTACATCATCAGCTGTGCGCTCAGGGTCGCGCAGGGGTCGGCAACCGTGGCCATCGTGACCACCGGCGGCATCGTCGGACCACTGGTGGCAGCCCAGGATTACTCCGCTCCGGCCGTTGCGCTGATCGCCATGTCCATCGCGGCGGGCTCGATCATCGCCAGCCACGTCAACGACGGCGGTTTCTGGATCATCTCGAAATTCTTCAATCTCACCGTCAAGCAGACACTGCAGACGTGGACGGTCCTCGAGACGATCCTGTCCGTGGTCAGCTTCGCCGTCGCGGGAATCCTCTTCGCGATCATCGCCTAG
- a CDS encoding sugar kinase: MKTPRVVCVGEGLVVLVAEAGPLESSETFHRTSGGAEANVARVFGQLGVDAAWVSRVGNDGFGRYLVRQLAEAGVDTSGVAIDDERPTGMYIKERGSGSGDRYDLASGDSAMTYFRAGSAASALSPSDIGEEASALVSRADLIHFTGITVAISDSAAELTRALMDRSTTVSFDLNYRPALWKSRSGTAADVLGEHVRGSDVVSMGSDEAALVFGTSDPAELRRMFPQPQHLVIKNDAHTVTAFEGAARVDVPALKLDVVEKIGAGDAFAGGYLTALLLGRSAVERVRFGHLCAAGALTGHGDIASVLPLDVLIRLAELDDAEWATLDYAATAARCSEVSQ, translated from the coding sequence GTGAAAACACCCCGAGTGGTGTGTGTAGGTGAAGGCCTCGTCGTTCTCGTTGCCGAAGCGGGTCCGCTGGAGAGCTCGGAAACGTTTCATCGCACGTCCGGCGGTGCCGAAGCGAACGTCGCCAGGGTGTTCGGGCAGTTGGGCGTCGACGCTGCGTGGGTCTCTCGGGTGGGCAACGACGGCTTCGGCCGGTACCTGGTCCGGCAATTGGCGGAAGCGGGCGTCGATACCTCGGGTGTGGCGATCGACGACGAGCGCCCCACCGGTATGTACATCAAAGAGCGCGGCTCGGGTTCCGGTGACCGATACGACCTCGCGTCCGGAGACAGCGCGATGACCTATTTTCGGGCCGGGTCGGCCGCGAGCGCGCTGTCGCCCAGCGACATCGGCGAGGAGGCTTCGGCGCTGGTGTCCCGAGCCGACCTGATTCATTTCACGGGAATCACAGTGGCCATCTCGGACAGTGCGGCCGAACTGACCAGAGCACTGATGGACCGATCCACCACCGTGAGCTTCGACTTGAACTATCGGCCGGCGCTGTGGAAGTCGCGATCGGGCACCGCCGCGGACGTACTCGGCGAGCATGTCCGCGGAAGCGATGTGGTCTCGATGGGATCCGACGAAGCTGCGCTGGTGTTCGGGACGTCGGATCCGGCCGAGTTGCGTCGGATGTTCCCGCAACCGCAGCACTTGGTGATCAAGAACGACGCGCACACAGTGACGGCGTTCGAGGGCGCAGCTCGAGTCGATGTACCGGCTTTGAAACTCGATGTCGTCGAAAAGATCGGTGCGGGAGATGCTTTCGCGGGTGGCTACTTGACGGCATTGCTGCTCGGAAGGAGTGCTGTCGAGCGTGTTCGGTTCGGTCACCTGTGTGCGGCGGGTGCGCTCACCGGGCACGGCGATATCGCGTCTGTACTGCCTCTCGACGTATTGATCCGACTGGCCGAACTCGACGATGCCGAATGGGCGACACTGGACTACGCGGCCACTGCCGCCCGTTGTTCGGAGGTGTCGCAGTGA
- a CDS encoding IclR family transcriptional regulator, whose translation MSQSLSRALTILGLLGDGSKSLDELATVLDVHKTTVLRLLRTMESDRFVQHDADHRYQLGSRLFELANHALEQRDIRSVARPHLAELNTITGQTIHLATYEAGEVIYIDKFDAKQSVRMYSRVGKPAPLHCTAVGKILIAARPRAEREQIAQRITYTPFTERTIATAEQYLRELDLVLSQGFAEDREEHESFVNCVGSAVRNGTGDVVAAVSMSVPDMLLDHEQVLKTLPEVQRTAAAISEGLGWRPQELQDRMTTDKSPMEGKK comes from the coding sequence GTGAGTCAAAGCCTCTCGCGGGCGCTGACGATCCTCGGCTTGCTCGGTGACGGATCGAAATCGCTGGACGAGCTGGCGACGGTTCTCGACGTGCACAAGACCACCGTGCTGCGGCTGCTTCGCACCATGGAGAGCGACCGATTCGTTCAGCACGATGCCGATCACCGGTATCAACTCGGATCGAGACTCTTCGAGTTGGCCAACCACGCACTGGAACAGCGCGACATACGGAGCGTCGCCCGGCCACACCTGGCGGAACTCAACACGATCACCGGTCAGACCATCCACTTGGCGACGTACGAAGCGGGTGAGGTGATCTACATCGACAAATTCGACGCCAAACAGAGCGTGCGGATGTATTCGCGGGTCGGCAAGCCTGCGCCGTTGCACTGCACAGCCGTCGGGAAGATCTTGATCGCTGCACGCCCACGGGCGGAGCGTGAGCAGATTGCGCAGCGCATCACCTACACGCCGTTCACCGAACGAACCATCGCAACGGCGGAGCAATATCTGCGTGAGCTGGACCTCGTCCTGTCGCAAGGATTTGCCGAGGACCGCGAGGAGCACGAGTCGTTCGTCAACTGCGTCGGCTCCGCTGTGCGCAACGGAACCGGTGACGTCGTGGCCGCAGTCTCGATGTCGGTACCCGACATGCTGCTCGACCACGAACAAGTACTGAAGACGCTGCCCGAGGTGCAACGGACCGCGGCTGCAATCTCCGAGGGGCTGGGCTGGCGGCCGCAGGAACTCCAGGACCGTATGACAACCGACAAGAGCCCGATGGAAGGAAAAAAATGA
- a CDS encoding RidA family protein, which produces MSEKIEIRTTGAPAPAHTFSQGVRKGPFVQVSGQGPVDPATSEYLYPGDVAAQTTRTLENVKAIVEAGGATFDDVVMLRVYLTKREDFSIMNDAYCAFVSAHTSGDVLPSRTTVFTGLPREEMLVEIDAVAIV; this is translated from the coding sequence ATGAGCGAGAAGATCGAAATCCGCACCACAGGTGCCCCGGCACCCGCCCACACGTTCTCCCAGGGAGTACGGAAGGGCCCGTTCGTGCAGGTATCCGGACAGGGCCCGGTGGATCCTGCTACCAGCGAATACCTGTACCCAGGCGATGTCGCTGCGCAGACCACTCGCACTCTCGAAAACGTCAAAGCCATCGTCGAGGCCGGCGGTGCGACGTTCGACGACGTCGTGATGCTGCGCGTGTACCTGACCAAGCGTGAGGACTTCTCGATCATGAACGACGCTTACTGCGCTTTTGTCTCCGCACACACCTCCGGCGACGTACTGCCGAGCCGCACGACGGTGTTCACGGGACTGCCGAGGGAAGAGATGTTGGTCGAGATCGATGCCGTTGCGATCGTCTGA